One Sparus aurata chromosome 23, fSpaAur1.1, whole genome shotgun sequence genomic window, TTCATAAGACGCCTAACAGGGAGTTTGACCTTGTAGCAActaataatgttttaatgtctaataatgtaataacgtATTGCATTAAGAGCATTATTGATACCGCTCATCAGTGGCGCCGCCAGCCGGAAtcctgtatctatctatctatttattctTCTGCtcctagacgtttctctgtcgaccccaagagagtgagagatctgtgaaaaatcaaactgagcttcaggacagcaacagggccaggctgcctggtggagggaggaagaaggctagcgaggagcctgagataaacatgggGGAAtgggttatcagcaaacgggttctccacgagagagtgtcccgcatgatgatcagggcgaaacaaatgtaccccaccgtgagtgacagcagagatgaggagtttgccgcgagtgctggttggctgaatcatttcctcctctGCAACAACTTAACTTGCAGAAGACGTACAACTATTgtccagaaggatgccagagaattcaccgagaagctggagaagtttgtgacattttcatcccggatttttgagaggaaggaattaaacgcctctcccaaattgccgcctggtcccaaataaatgcctggtctgttaagtgacaAATAAACGCATTggctcggcccacagtgctcagctgcagacacatcagagaggtgaccagacgcgactcatcatgactgacaggcatcaaggccactcagcgttaccttaccgacccgcccccagatatttcattcacaacaaCAGGGCCTGTGGAagttctggacagctgttttgtttttttgttgttgtttttctttcttccttcatggAAGCACCGCCGATACTTACGCCACTGTGTCTTCTACAAATCCCGACCACGTTTGCaaagtttggatgaaaacaaatgctgcaggACTGCAGTGCACTGTCCAGGGGGCTGAACCGGCCCAGATTGGAAGGTTCGGCGGGCTAGAtatttaaattatgcaaatcagcGGGTGACACCAAACAACGTCTGCCCAAGCAAGTcagagcttttctttctctcacagaGTGACCTGGAGAGACGCAGCCGCATCTGAGAGGACGATCGCGCATGTGTGCGCAATTGCGCATAGCGTTGCCCCTTCTCCACTACACAATACAGCTCGGCTCTACTCGACTCAGTTTAGGtgcttttccatcacaactGAGTGCTTCATAGTTCCTCATCAGCGGGGGTGACGTCGTCATATCATGGCGGCTACAGTCGCGTCATATCGTTCTCTTTTTGCTCTCCTCTGGTCAGCTCCAAACTCACTCGTCTGCACCGTGATtacggaccacagcgtggttttccacacagcagccatttaatTCGTGTCAGAATAACCACAGTCTCATAAATCATGTGGGCGCTGCAATTTGTTATTTCACTGATACTAAAAacattagattttgttttaaaaaagtatttttccattGTATTTGCCGTTTCTGTGCGTACTTTGAAATTGAATCCTGGCGGCGCCACTGccgctcataatgtaataacagctcatatagtgagaaaagtcttgtattatcatcattttaccTCTGTGTGACTATAGTTAACACACTTTAGTATCAATTGTCAGTCTAGCAGTTGGAAAGTTATGCTGTTTGTATCGTGTAAGTCGTAGGAAAATAATGTTTACAAGTCTTTATTAAATTGGCATTAAAAAGCAACAATAAAAAACGTTTTGACTGGAAGGTCTTCATCAGGTTGTATGGAAGGAAAGAGTGTTCACTTACTTATTTGAAAAGAAccattttaaattttaaactACATGAACTACAGTCCCCCTCCTTCTTCCCTGATCCAACCTCTTCTCCTGCCAGCTTTTGAGATGGTTACTGTAGCGCCACCTATGTACAAATCATagtcaaacatgaaaacagaccTCTGCTAATAAGTGTATTCTAGTTGtcagtgtgtgcagctgtgGCCTTTATACCATGGACTTGACCTATGGAGGATGATGAGTTAAACAATTAGGCTTCTCTTCCTTTTTATGAGGCCTGCCGCTTATTGGGAGCGGAGGTACAGTATATGGCATCTAAGCTGGCTGATGCTCCACcatgtttgcagaaatgtgtgatcttgctgacagacagacaggtgaaagTGTTTCCTTCCACCCCTGCAAGGATGGCAGAAGTAAAACTGATGAAAATGCAACAATTTTCTCACTATATGagctattattacattatgagctgttattacattatgagctgtTTTTACATCATGAGCGGTATCAATAAGGCTCTttatgtaataagttattacattattacattatgtgCAAAGCCCTAATTACATTATGCATATGTGATTTTGTTAAATTATGAAccgattattacattttgagTTGCTACAGACCTCTCTGAGGTTTAACTGACCTCAAACATAAGAAGCTTCACTATGTGGCAAAACATcctgtacatttatttaaataattccTTTTAAATACTAAAGGAAGATGAAGCTGTTGATGTGTAGCAAAAAATGGGAAATACATTTTGggcattattatcatttattttttggtgtGATACcaaagttttagttttttagtttttagttttatctGCAGCGTTAAATGTTGAAGCCCAGTTTGTGTGGAAGGTTAACACTTCAATATGTTctatatttgtttttaactaggtaatataaaaaaaggaaacataatATATTTACACATGCAGTAGTGAGATTCAGTTTTACAATGACAAATATGAAGAAAAGTAAATGTAATACACAAAGGACAGCAGCAGACTTCTCTGTAAACAACTGAAGTCATTAAAAGATTTGTGACGTGAAACCAACATACATGATGTAGTTTATCTTTGAATGTTATCAGTGCTGAGTGTTgaaactcctcctcctcctcttctcctctcctcagtgtctttaTAAGCTTCAGTCTCTCTTCTCCTCACACTCCAACCCTGCTCACCTCTCAGCTGGACAGTAAGGGACGTTTACAccacacactgacaacatgcTGGGGACCCTCTGCACTCTCATCACTGCTCTAACATGTAAGATATTCTTCTCACTCCTTTTACAGcccacattttcacacacaaacctttcactcatgtgtttttctgtgtatgtTGACAGATGTTGATGCAGCCAAAGTGTTGACCCAGACGCCTGCTGTCCACACAGTTTCTACAGGACAACAGGTCGTTCTCAACTGCAACATTGAGAGACCTGAAAGTTATGTTTATTGGTATAAACAGGTTCCTGCTGAAGCTCCTCAGTATGTTCTGAGATTTTTCCCATGGTCACAGTTCACCCGACCTTTGGAACAGGATTCTCCTCAGACCGATTCGACTCCAAAACCTCATCAAACATAAATTATCAGTTCATCATCAAGAGGGCAGAGACAGgagactctgctgtgtattactgtggaACAACTCTGCCTATGAGTACGTATCACAGTGATTTACACTGTGACAAAAACCTCACTGAGACACTCATGACAGCTTCTATCAACTCTGAACACAATCAAACACTTCAAATCACAAAAACTGGAACAAAACATTGAAGCACATGAAATAAAGTCCTCTAAAGAGACAAGAGTGTTTGAATAAAGTCCAGCAGTGTCTGTGAATATAAGCAgactgatgaagtgaatgagACGTGGACAGTGAAAGTTGGTCTCAACAGGATGTTTCAGTTCCACTCCCCTCATTAGTGAGAGtcaggaggtttttgtacggccATGTGTACAAACTGAATCACTGTGGTATTCGGACAAGGCACCAAGCTGACTGTGACAAGTAAGTACTTTGAACTCATCATCAAACAGGAGAGATTTGATTGTTTCTCTTGTATATTTAAGTGTTTCATGTTCTTGTTGATTCTTGTTTAAAGTGTGAAACATTTTTAGTGCAGATTAATTGTTTGTAGTTTGAACATCAGCTTTGAAACAGCAGCAAGCTGCTTTAAAAGACAATGGACAGGTGAACAGCTGATTACAAGGTTTTGTCCAGAAgttgttttaattgttgttgGATTTAAAGACAGAAGATTATTCTCAGTtattatatttaactttaaGTGAATATATTTTCAATGTTGTCTTATTTCATCATTGAGAAATTCAGATGACTACAACAGTTGATTGTTTCTCTTGTGAAGgtgaaaataaatgagaatATTTTCTATGTATCTTCAGTCAGTAGGGCAGAGTAAACATTGTTTATTGTGCCTGTTTGAAAATATAGATTATTTAGTGAGACAGTTGTCTTTGAATCTGAAGTGATATCTGCTGTAATTGAACACAATGACTGATAATCACAGATGATATTTAATTACTGTGGTTGAAGAGAATTTCTCTGGTTGAATTATAATGTTTCATTAGTAATCCTTATATATCTGAGGTCAGGGAGAAACTGGTAgtctttgaaaatgttaaaaatcaaCTCTGCTCATGATGTTGATGATTATTTTGACACTCAGTCTGAAAGTGTTTGttagttttctcttttctcagaCTTAATTTCTAGTGATGTGATGAATGTCCTGGATGTATTTTCAGGCtccagcctccctcctcctgtcctgaCAGTCTTCCCTCCGTCCAGAGCTGAGCTCCAGTCCAACAAAGCCTCTCTGGTCTGTCTGTCCAGTCAGTCTGTGCCTTTTGCAGATGTGAGCTGGTTGGCTGCTGGGAGTCCAGTGAGCAGTGGGATCTCTACCAGCACCGCCGTTCAGCAACCGGACCGCACTTTCCAAATCAGCAGCTATCTGGCCATCCAGACGTCAGACTGGAACATGGAGAAGGTTTACACATGTAAAGTGTCTTTGGGCTCCCAGACTGCAGAGCAACACATCAACAAGTCAGACTGTCCCACTGAAGAATAGTAGAGGAGCACAAGCACCATTTCAAATCTGCTTCTTTActgtttgtgctgtttgctcaTTACAAGGTTCACATGTTAGAAAAGATGTGTCTGCATGCTTGtaataaatgttgtgacagTTAGGTGGAGGTGTTGTATCAGCTTTGCAACTGCTGCTTTTTTCAAAActcattcaataaaaaaactgaacacGAACAAGTttgtaattgtttgttttcctggaaaaatcatttaaaacagTAATATTCCTTGTGTATTGTGACTTTGACAAgagtttatttttcttctgacgTCTATCTCACAAATTTTTGCTCAAGTCTTCCTCGTATATGTTTATCTAAATTCAGAAAGCTACATTGTTTTTAAGTGGTAATCttaaataaaagcacaacagacAGATTAATATCACTCTGCCTGGTTTTAGTCGCTTGCAGACGTTAGAAAAACCAGATAAAATGAGCAAATGAAACTGAGTTTTCATCCTCCGTCAGTGAAGCGTCACCTCTCTTCTTTCCCAGGATGCACCTGCAGGCCTCCTCTCCTTATTTATAGCTCCATGTAAATGAAGAGGTCAAGTGTCAGCTCTCTGTAGAGTCAGAGGGAACTGTCTCTGACCGCAGATCAACTGAAGTTTCAAGTAGTGACATTTGATCAATCATAGACAGTGTACagtgtattttttgtgtttgtgtgcagattCAATTAGAATTTCTTAGATGAGATTCAACTTTGTTGTCAGTGTGCACAGTGCAAGTACAATGAAATGCAGTTGGCATCAAATCAGAAGTGCAAAAAGTAGTGAAGTGCAAAGTATGTGCTAGTATGTATGTCAGTCCAAAGCTTATAATACGAGCTATGATATGAGACTTTCTTTGTTAA contains:
- the LOC115575439 gene encoding immunoglobulin lambda-1 light chain-like; translation: MLGTLCTLITALTCVSGVTVLTQKPPVVTVTKGETATMDCNLGTVTNYPALWYKQVPGGVPQFVVRFHYSWSSPRYGSGFSSPKFTSTHQSGTDYCLIINNVEEGDSAVYYCNTWDTSVNEVVFGQGTKLTVTSSSLPPPVLTVFPPSRAELQSNKASLVCLSSQSVPFADVSWLAAGSPVSSGISTSTAVQQPDRTFQISSYLAIQTSDWNMEKVYTCKVSLGSQTAEQHINKSDCPTEE